A region of the Callithrix jacchus isolate 240 chromosome 10, calJac240_pri, whole genome shotgun sequence genome:
cgcgccactatgcccagctattttttgtatttttagtagacagggtttcaccatgttgaccaggatggtcttgatctcttgacctcgtgatccactttcTACACTCTTTAGGCACCAGTTCTGCTGAAATCCTGAGCATTCTGTCTCTGTGCTCCCTCAAAATGAATGACTTTCCTGACATGTGAAATGTGTTTCCTTGTGcctattaatttatttatcttgagtCTACCTTATTGATCAGTAGTTCTCAGCCTTTGctacacatcagaatcacctggagaacttAAAAAACCCAGTTCTCTGGTAACATCCCATACCAATTAAAGTAGAATCTCAGGATGTGGTATCTAATTATCAATGTTTTAAAGCTCTTCAGGTGAACCCGATGTTGAGAACCACCCCAGATTCATTTTGTGACATGCCGTACCTTTACAGTGATGGTGTTTTAGGCTAAAATGAAATTTGCAAGCTCTCCCTGTCTCCCCCGCATGACTTTCAGATAAATTTCCTACTCCATTATGGACTTACAAGTTCAACGTTTATTTGTGTTTCATCATCTACTAGACCATTCAGCACCCTAAATCTCCTCTGAAATAATTAGATTTGCTTATAATACTCCAGTGTGGTACCTACAGATGTAGCCTAGGTTTTGGGGCTAGTGCACCTCTCTAGAGGCTCAGTTAAGGGACAGAAGGGCTTGGCAGGACTCTCGAATCTGTCTAATGATCTCTCCTGAAGACCCTGACCTGCCTAACCTGAGGATGCTGGCCCCTGGTAAAACATCATCTTCAGCAAGAAGCAACAATCAAGCCTTGGAAGGACCATAGACCAATGTCTATGGTCTCCTAGACATTGCCATACTGTTCCCAGTCCTGTGTGCTACTCTTTTCATACAGGACCTTGTTGAAGTCAAAATAATCCAATGCTGTGTATACCCGCTTTCCAGCTCATGGTGTCTCACCCTGCTTGGCTGCTGGTGGGCCCTACTGCAGTCTCCTCTGGTCAAAATGAAGcatcattcattccttcaatGTCTCTAACATGACTTAATTCCCTTTACTTTTTGCATGTAATGCAGTCAGTTTAACTCCTATTTAGAATATAGAAGCAAGAACTGAAGGTACTTCAGTTACAGCCTAAGTAGTATATTCATCGAGGAGACCATAGCTATGGTCTGTCAATACCTGTGTATGTTTGCATAGTTGGCCACAATTTAAAAATCCTCAAATCTCACTTTTACATAGGTTTTCTATAGAAAGAACAATATTCATTCAAATATGCTGTGGTCTCCCAGCCACATTCAGATAAGGCTGCCAGAGACTGCTTTCACAGTGAAAGACACATGGATGATCACACATCAGGGTTTGAGAACTTGCCTCTATTCTACCTAGGAAACCATAGCtccaaaaaattaactcaatctGTAGATGGAAAATGATAACCAGAGGGGCAATTGCTTCACTCCTAATATACTTCATTTGAATCTCATAACAACCATATCCAGTGACTTTCCTGAAACCAGTAAGTGGCTGATCTGGAACTAGAATCTAGTTCTTCCAATTATAAGTCCCATGGTCTTCCCTACAGAGGCCAACTGCCAACCTTCTAAAGCTAAAGACatctaaatgagaaaaatgggAAGATGCTGGAGAAATTGGTCATGCTTAtttttccaggcagagaaaaaggCTGAATggcaaagagattttttttctagcctCCTATGTAAACTGGAGGTCAGGTGGTAGGGAACAGGGGTTGTTAAGTTACCTTTAAAAATGGCCCCATCTCAAAAGTCCTCAAATGCTGTAATCAACTTAACAGGCTCTCTAGAATCTGAAACAAGAGTCCAGTTTGGTACCCACTGAGAGAATGTCCATCTTTATCCAATGATCACCTTCAACATTCCCAGTGATGGGGAGTTTATTGCATCCCTTAACCACTATCATGTTCAGATCCCATAGATATTAAGTGTTTTCTTACGTTGGGCTTAAACATGCTTTCTCCCACATTATAGATAGTGTTACAGACTCAGAGACATAATAATCTTAATCAGGTATTACATGAATATTGCTCATGGAAAGTTATTTTCTTGCAGAACATTTACATTAATTTGTAAACATATATTTGTCTAATGCTTGTATCCCTTCTAGATCATAAATTCTAAGAAGAGTGGATGATATTGACTGCTTTTGTTTGTTATCACTAGATATCCCATACTAGCACAGGGTCAAATACATagcagatgcttaataaatattttaattagatgaataaataactgaatgaataTAGAGTATCTGAGGTTTCGGTGGTTACATCCtgttatctttcctttttctcataaCCTGTCCTAAATCTCTTTAGCTATTTCTCAAAGGGTCTGACTCTAGAATTCCACACCACAGAAGTCCTCATGTCAGAGTGACCAATGGATTAGTCCAGTGTAATATGAATCAGCATTGTGATTAGCTTACAACAAATCTGTAGTTTTTTCTAACACTATTTAGCAGAAATAAtaactttctcatctgtaacttTGTAATATTTCACACagactttttctattttattaaaattacatgTTTACCTCCTTCCTGTCAGATTTTGAGCTCTTTTAGGAGCGGATTTGTACCTGGTTCATCCTGACCTTCCCAACACATGAAATGATTCTGACACAAAGATATGCTCAAAAAatcattaattaataaaatatgaatatactACTTAGGCTCTAACTGAAGTACCTTTAGTTCTTGCTTCTATATTCTAAATAAGAGTTAAACTGTCTGCATTACATGCAAAAAGTAAAGGGAACGAAGTCACATTAAGGAcgttgaaggaatgaatgatgCTTCATTTTGACCAGAGGAGACTGCAGTAGAGACGGGTTGGGATCAGTGTGACAGGTGCTGAGCCATATATGGAGGTCACAGGGTGACAGTCTGGGGTTCAtgtaagaaacattttttctaaaatcacaatgaaataataaGCTTCTGGGCAGTGAAGGTGTTCATGCAAAGACTGAATAATTCTTCCTGCAAGTTGTGGAAAGAGAATGTCAGCATCTGCTGCATCGGGGTTAATGGACTTTAAACTCTCTTTCTGCTCACAGGCCTAAGGTTCCAGACTGGCAAGGTCTCTCCTATTCAGTGACAGAATCCCATGCCTGTGGATCTGTGTGGGACAGAAGAGAGGCAAGTTCTCAACTCCTTCTGTGTGATCATCCATGTGTCTTTCACTGCTAAAGCAGTCACCAGCAGGTTTATCTGAAAGTGGCTGGGAGATCACAAGGGTATTTGAATGAATATTGTTCTTTTTATAGAAAATCTAAGTAAAAGTGAGATTCAAGGATTTTTAAATTGAGGCCAACTATGCGAACATACACAGGTATTGATAGAGATTCACCCAAAGATTCAGAGACATGATAAGAGAATTTGAGAGAACCACACAGAAGCACAAACAGAATCATAGATAGAAAAATACTGATGGTATACATAACTCAAAGATTCAAACTGATCAAACTCACCTGAGAGAGCTTTGTGACATGAGAGCTGGACCAGAGGCAGAGGACCAGAGCTCACAATGGCTTCAGAATGGGCCTCAGGTGGGCACTAGCCAAGGGAGGAGGCTTACTTTATGTCTCTGTGGGAGAGTTCCCAGATGCCAGGACCCCTGGGGTCCTGTTTTGCCTGAGTGTGATGCTGTGCTGGGGATGGGGAAAGCAGAGGGGTTAGACCTTACCTtgggaataaaaggaaaaagcaaacaaagaaacaagaagcCACTTCAGCTGGAGATACTGTCTTCTCTCcactgagaaaatgaaatttcaactCCTTTTTTATGATGAAGAAGTTGGAGACAAATACTCCAAACTTCATAGCAACACTCCTACAGCTATCCAGTCTCAAAACTGGTACTCGGTGCCCAGAACCCAGAGTCTAGATCCCTGAATTCTGAGCTTAAAACTCGGACCTCAGGCAGAACCTAAGCTTACATCTCAGAGACCAGAACTTGAAAGCCAGAGACAACTCCAGGATTTAAGCAATAGAGGATATGACCCGGCTGCCTCAGTTAACTTATTACTACACTTCGCTCCTGAATTCCTGCTCCCAAAGCCTGCCAAGTTCCCACAAGTTCAGGGTCTTCTCCAAAAGAAACATTCCAGGATGCTGAAGGACCATGGGCTCAAATCATACAGACCTAAGTTTAAGTCCTGGCTTTGCCACCTATGAACTTCCTATTTTAGAAGATTAATATTCCTTTAACTTAGAACCCGATTTATAAAAAGGGTAGTACCTATATACAAGGGATTGAGGTTCAAATGGGAAGAAGGAAGTAATAGCTTTGTTTCTTTGAATTTACCACACATGCTGGTTATCATAAGTTCTCTTGCAGGTTTCAATTTCAGGTCTCCCAAAGAGATTCTTTTGCCCAGCACCTGAAATTCCCATTAAATAATCCATTTTACCAGttgttcatttcagttttagagtGAAGGTGTATTGAGAGAAGGAACAGCAGGACGGCTCTCTCCCTTTTCTATCAAGTGGTGGGATGGTTCAGGGAGGGAACTCTTCCCCATGAGGGGCACTGAAATTTCAAAGGAACAGTTGCAGAAGAACACCTTCTACTTTGTATTGTTGTTATAGGACTGGCTGGATAGAAAATAATGAGTTGGGAACCAGGAGATGAAATTCAGGAGAAATCATGAATCATGACCTTATAAGTTAGGTCACAGAATCATggacaaaggagaaaacaaataaatgagccTCACATTGGGCATAAATCTCTGGCAAGGAGAGGCAGGGTTCTGAGAAGTCGTGATGTAAAATGACTTTAGCTATGTTATTAGAGGCAGCATGAAGGGCAGCAAGCATTGATCTGGATCCaggtttttcattcatttaaacagTCGTTTGGTTGTTCCCTTAATTCACATGTACTGGTGTGACTGACTCTGTGCTGGGTGCAGAGTTTTAGCTTGAACTGCCATTATCcattttttagatatttaaaagcTTTTTCAAAGCTCAGTTTCTGCTTCCACTAAACGAGGGGCTAAGTCAAGAACAACACTAAAGATTTGTTCACTCTGATAGTGGTAACACCGAACATAACATCTAAATCTCAAGACTGTGTTTATTGTGCTAAACGTCATTTGTGCCAAAATTTTGAAGCTTTTCTCCCCAcaataaagtttaaataaaaaataaatatatcctgTGAAGTGGAGTTGAATTTTTAACAATGGGGCAAAGCAAAGATAGATACAATCTGCAGGTAAATGCTTggtaaacaaaaatacaaccagATTAAACACATCccatctaaagagaaaaaaagttaatagactgcagaaaagtgaaaaaaaaaaaactaatagacTTGCAGAAAAGTCCCAGAAGACTTCCTGACCAGGAGATTTTTATACAGTGACAAAGTTCTCTTGCCTATCTCACTGAGACAATcaacccccacccccgcctcagTTCTATTTGCCTGAATGAGAGCCCTAAAGTTGCAGTTTGCCTGAATTTTGAATGTCATGGGGTAAGAATTGAGGGAAATGAAGGAAATCACAATATGGGATTATGACTGTGGAGTGGCTGGAGATTGTTTATCAAATTCTCCTCTGCAGCTTTTTCTGTCTTCCACCAGCACTGCCTCATGGAGACATTAGGCTATAAGTCGGCTCTTTTTCCCTTAACCAACAATATCATATGCTTAGTTGTGATGCATTCAGCTTCCCACTTTAAATGTCATTCACAAGTTTACTTTGGCCATCTCTCAAGACCTTGTGCCCAGTGTCCCAGTTGGAAACGTCCCCTTTGTCTAAACAGTTATCTGCAACCAATATTCTAGGTTAAAATTTCTCAACCTTTAATAGGTATGGAAAGAACTTGGAGAATGAATTAAAACACAAACTTCTTGGTCTCACCCCTGATAGTTTTTTGTTCTGGTGGTCTAAGGAAAGTTCTCAGAATTTGCATCCCTAAAAAGTTCCAGTGCAAAGCTGATGACGTTGATCTGGAAATCACATATCAAGAACCACCTTTCCAAACCATCACTCATCATGAGTTTTGTTCTCTTGTTGCACAGCATATTGGCATCAATCTAACACCTGAGTGCTGTTAGAGAAGAGAAACACTGTCCTTCTCAAGCTATAAACACCCAAGTTTCTTATTAAATGCAGTTCTCATTCAGTAGGAGCTTTGTGGGGCATAAGAATCTGTTTCTCCATCAAGCCACCAGAAATGCTAATGATATTGTTTATTGGACCATTCTTGGAATAGTACTATTCTAAACCTTTCTGCCTAAGTCTTTCTTCTCAGGCAATTATGTCTACCAAAATCAGTACCCTTCTTTCTCCCCGACATCCCGAATCAAGAATTCTAActtcggccgggtgcggtggctcacacctggaatcccagtattttgggaggccaaggcaggtggatgatgaagtcaaaagatcgagaccatcctggtcaacatggtgaaaccctgtctctactgaaaatacaaaaaattagctgggcacggtggcgcgtgcctgtaatcccagctactcaggaggctgaggcaggagaattgcctgaacccaggaggcggaggttgcggtgagctgagatcgtgccattgcactccagcctggataacaagagagaaactccgtctcaaaaaaaaaaaaaaagaattctaacttttctcatttttcacaaGCTACTTCATAACCACTCAACATAGTCTGTTTTTATGACTACAAACCCAAGTAGATCTCTCTTGCATGCAACAAAAAAACCTCCATATATTTTGTCTCTCTTTAATATTTATCTCCAGCAGCAGCAGAATTATTTTTGCTAAGTTCTGTTTGCCCTGTAGAAATTCCTTTATTCCAGAATATATCAAACAAGCATTTTTCAGGATACCTGTtgctctttttaatattttctattcacaTGTCTATGTGGTTACTTCACAATATTTCATACTCACCATTATAACATGCTTAGCAACTATACAAGAATTTTCACGTGATAAGTATTGAATAAATGTGCCATTTTAtagtcaaatattattttattagtgATACATTCACTGCTATCAAGATCCTGGGTCCTCGTCCTCCTTACTTTAGCATTCCTAAAGTTGTTAACAGGTCCTAATCCTTCCTCCAAACGAGCTCTCTTGGAGCCTTCAGCCTTCCTCAGGCCTGGGGTTTATGGAAGAACTTGAGAATCCCTCTGCGGATCGCCTTGGTTTTCACACTGTAGATGATAGGATTGAGCATGGGTGGTACAAACAGGTAGACATTGGACATCGTGACATGAACAATAGGTGGAGCACTTTTCCAGAAGCGGTGAATCGTGGAGACAGCAATTATGGGTACATAAAAGGCCAGCACTGCACAGATGTGTGACATACAAGTGTTGAGTGCCTTGAGCCGCTGCTCCCGGGATGTGACGGCCAGCACAGCTCTCAGGATCAACGCATAGGAAAGCAGGATGAAAGTTGAGTCCACACCATAGGTGAAAATGACCGCGAAGAGCCCATAAATGTTGTTAACGTGGATGTCTCCACATGCTACTTTCATGAGATCTGGATGGAGGCAGTAGGAGTGGTGCAGAACATTGCCTTTGCAGAAGGGCAGTCGTTTCAccagaaaagggaaagggaagagagcGCTGAAACTCCTGGTAAGGATGcccagacccacagccaatatacgGTTATGAGTGAGCACAGTGGCATAGCGTAGTGGATCACAAATAGCCACAAAGCGATCCAAGCTCATGGCCAGCAGTATGCCTGACTCTGTGAAAGAGAAAGTGTGGATGAAGAACATCTGAACCAAGCAAGCATTAAAACCAACATGGTTGGAGTTGAAGCAGAAAGTAGAAATCACAGTGGGAAGAGTAGAAAGGGACACTCCCAGATCATTGAGACCAAGCATAGAGAGGAAGTAGTACATTGGCTGATGCAGAGCAGGCTCCCAAAACACCAGAATGAGAATGCCGAGATTACCTACCATGGAGATCATGTAGAGGAT
Encoded here:
- the LOC100414193 gene encoding olfactory receptor 51I1, with translation MLGLNGTPFQPATLQLTGIPGIQTGLTWIALIFCILYMISMVGNLGILILVFWEPALHQPMYYFLSMLGLNDLGVSLSTLPTVISTFCFNSNHVGFNACLVQMFFIHTFSFTESGILLAMSLDRFVAICDPLRYATVLTHNRILAVGLGILTRSFSALFPFPFLVKRLPFCKGNVLHHSYCLHPDLMKVACGDIHVNNIYGLFAVIFTYGVDSTFILLSYALILRAVLAVTSREQRLKALNTCMSHICAVLAFYVPIIAVSTIHRFWKSAPPIVHVTMSNVYLFVPPMLNPIIYSVKTKAIRRGILKFFHKPQA